From the Trifolium pratense cultivar HEN17-A07 linkage group LG4, ARS_RC_1.1, whole genome shotgun sequence genome, the window gccaaaattgattttaagctgaagtggtttatgtttggatatattcatgaaaaagtgagttgaacaaaaaatttgagtgtaaaaatcaattctagaatcagaagctacgatttctagcttcaagtagaatcaattctggaggcagaatcaattctacttttgagaaaccaaacaagtcagaatcaattctacatgtccagaatcaattctggatgctccagaattgaaaccaaacatacacttataCTTAAACCAAACACGACTTACATGTTATTCGTTGGCATAATTTTCACtttagtacattttttttttatatttcaaaaaaggTATAACACATTTTTATATTCTTTGAAATTCAACACTGATATAATGTTACTTCATGAAATTCCTTACCCTAGTTACACAATGGATCTCTCATCCCCATCCAATATACatatagaaaaacaaaagaaaaatttccACTCAAAGtgcaaacaaaatatatattacacgataaacatgaaattttattttgattgatgtagCTCAATGCATTACTATCTACATTGAGAATCATGACATCCACATTCCCTTATTGCAACAcaatgttttctctttaggtccccatggttcttttttccccctgaattttacttttttgcccttcaataaaaatttcggttgctacgaactgaattttttttgccttgaaaaaaaattcggtttctgttaaccaaattttccctgaatttgaactagtaAAAACTTCAGTTTCTAGAAAGAAAACATCTTGCAACACACCTCACAAGTTAACCTAGGTGTGTAAAAAAATTTCCCGTCCGGCCCAATCCGGAATACCCGGCCCAGTGATAACCAAAGCGGGCGGTTCTTTCTTTGCGGGTTGGCGGGTCTAAGTATTATTCACAGTCACAGCCGCTCGCTCTCCTATTCttgtgtttggtttcaattctagCAAGCACCACTAGACTAGACGCGCGTTTTCCTTGTTTCTACCTTGAAAAGTGAAAAACATTCATGTTTGGCTTTCTcatccaaaatcaattctgatTGAAGCCACTATTATTCCTAGCTTCTGTGGTAAACTGAATCCACGGGGGAAAGGCGCACTTGCATAACTGCATCCAGATTACAAACCACGGGGGAAGACAAAAAGATGAAAGGTCAGATATACTaaatacttgttttttttttttttttcttgctttcTTTTAGGTAAAATATTAGGTGATCTTGAATTAGATCATGCTTtcagaaaatatattttctgcTCTTGTGGGAGTTGTTTTTCGTAGATTGTTGATAAGCTCATTGTTAGGATACATGGTAGAGGGACAGTTAAAGAAGCCATTAATCAGCTAGACAGGATATCATATGTATAAATAGGAGAAATAAGGGTAGAAGAAAATCGTGTTATGAGAATTTATAAAGTTAACATTAACTCAAATTGtccttttcttttcatatgTTATAATAAATTTTCTGTTGTCTTATGCTTAACACATGGTGTTTAGAGGGCCAACTATAGGTGGTGAGTCCAAAGGATGTGTGTTAAGCACACTTAGCTATTTATTCGAACAAGGGACACCAGCCTTGAAGAAGGGCCGGGGAATGCTCCGGGTCGAACCCTGAGTAGGAGGGTGAGAGTTCAGTAGGACTCTTAGAATGGGTTGGGATAAACCTCTTTGATGAGGAGTAGCCGAGTTAGTACACGTATAGGTCCGAGAACTACATCTGGTTTGATGTCGAGTCCATGTCCAGGTGCAGGGCTTGTCTATGTAGGCCGTAACTCTTTCTttggataaaacataaacaGCATTGCTATATCTCGCGACACACTTTGTCCCGAAAAGTTCACAAACCGCACACTTAATGTATCTTAGGCAATGAAATTGACTTATTAGCAGAAATCACGGCAGGATGTGAATCAACAGTATAAAAAacattgtttttatatttttattcctcgttaaattaaataaaaatttgggcAAATACTAGTAAGTAGTAAGTAACCGCTTCACTTTGCCGTCACACCGCATGGCCCCAAAACCTCTTTCTAAGTGCTCTTCTCTTGCAAAAATTTCTTCTCATGGGTACCAGTAAGTGAGCCACCAAGTCAAAATCCAAAATAGGAGCTCAAAGGAAAAACCAATATGATATCCAATTGGTAAATATTCAAGCAAAATTGTGACCTATTGTGAGCTTCATAATTCAATGGAAGCTTCTGCAACCAAACACAATTCCATCACAGCTTGTACTGGGTCTGGCTGCCTTACTGAGTCAAACTCGGCAGTGCCAACACAAATCATTAGAAAATATATGCTAGCAAACCCTCTCACTGATACTACCATCATGAACCAAAAGTGATTTCAAAGAGTTCTAATGCTTTTAAGTTTTCACATAACAGAATTTCCAAACCCAATCTATTATAAAAATCTTCATTTTCAAAACCCCACTTTATATATTCACCTCTGAGAAAAATTATGGAAGAAAAAGGGACAAGATATGGCAATTATTTGAGAGAGATTAATTTTGGAAGGAGAACAAGGCAAAGTTGCAAAGAGAAGAAGATTAAGTGTTGTCACTAGAGCGGAAGATGAAAAGAGACCAGAAAGAGagataattaaattattaattaaacttaattaaataaaaaggtGCCACATCATTCTTGATTGCTTCGTGAGATACTGTTCGCTGTATTAATCATTTCCCAACATGAAATTCCATATGGAATAAAATGTCACAATTTTTTTAGTTGGGATACTCTTATTTCATTCTTAGCTTTAAGTTTGTTTGTCTTTTACAAGTTCTCTAAATGTTTAAACTCTTATTTCTGCCAATCTGGCTTGGAACTGGAAGCAGCCGTAGAAAAGGAAAGCAAAAAGTCTAAGAAAAGACAAGCAACCTCTGATCCTGATCTTCCAACCACAACTGAGAAGGTGGATTTCGGTAAggattataataatattttaaattgtttgtTAGCATGAGCTATCCATCTTCTTTGGTTAGGTTATCTGTGTTTTGGATTCCATGTTCTTGGTCTTTTGCTCCCATTGAAATTAAGATTACTGTTTTACTGCCAACTGTTTGTTATCTAGAATTTTGAAAAGTGCCTATACTATTGGTTTATGTATGTTTTGCATGTCAAAACTTTTTGTTGGGAACCCGAAATTCCGCAACTTACAGAATATAGAAGAAATGgattaaaatgcacaaatacTGGAAAATAGTGTATTATTTCTGAAAATGAAAGGTAAAATGCAAAAGGATGAATATCCTAATGCCCACAGAGTACAGAGGCAAGATGCCAACTGTCCATAACAAACTACAATCTTCCATAATCCCACACTTACACCACCTCACTAAATTtactattaactattaaggCATAACAAACTTGCCAACCGAGCATCTCAACCCACTCTTTATATACCATATAACCTCACCATACTCTTTATTACATAATTGCCCCGTTTCCTAATCCCCTCACACACGGCTCTCTATCACTTTTCAACTCACAATAGTTATTTTAGGCTATAGAATTTTGAGTGCTATTaagattaaaagaaaaagtttatatGCTAAGGtctaagaaaatttattttccaTAAACTCATGATTAGCTTTAATAAGataatttgtttatgaaaattgttTGCAATTTGCATGTTGATTTATGTTAAACTATATGCTTTGCTTTGGTATTATGAGTAGTCTTACCAtctgttattttttttgaatagtaATCAAACCCTTGACATCCTCACTCcactttatttatcttttgaatGTTAATTATTGGTGATCGGTGAAGTACTATTGATGAGTAACTTTGGCGCTGGCATTGAATGTAGATCAATGTGAGGCTGCAGAAGGAGTCCTTGATGATGATCCAAGTGAGCCAACAATGGGAGAGAAACTTGCCGGTCTCAATTTACTGGATGAAAACAAATCCAAGAGTGAAAAAGAGCAAGAATCTTTGGTTTCATTGAAGCCTCCAAGTGCAGACAGTGTACATATTTTGCTTAAGCAAGCATTAAATGCTGATGACCGCGCCCTTCTGTTGGATTGCTTGTATACTCAAGATGAGaaggttatttttttttctctcctgCGTACCGAACTGTTTTTATATTTGAATGCTAAATTGACCACTTTCTCAGTCTCTTATATGTGATGTAACTCCTTTTGCAGGTTATTATAAAGTCAGTTGCGCAGTTGAACCCATCCAATGTCCTCAAACTTCTTAATTCTCTTATTTCCATTATTGAATCTAGGTAATACATTATAACAATAATTGGATAGATTTAACTTATTTGGTATGCCTGTTTGTGTACTTATTGAAGCATTTAACTTATTTGATAGATTTATTCCATGAGTGGCCACATCTggatcttcaattttttttttctctttcttgtATGGGTGGGGAAAGGGGGATAAAAAAAATGGCAGTCCAGTGACTTTGGTAGAGAAAGCATGAGCAAAGAGATGATGCTCTTTGTTAACAACCGGGAAATTGggtggtcaatttttttttgttcttgaagTATTATTATTAACACTTAAAATGATATCATATTAACATAGACAATATCCATATGCAGTAACTTTAGCAGCAATCAAATAGATAATCGTAAATTCGTAATTATGCCTTCTATGTACTGTATCAAAACCAATGTAGTCAGGTTCGCGCACCGGGTCGTAGGATCGTACGATCCTACGTGCTCATGAAGGCTAAACGAGCTAAGAACCCATGGAGGTTCGTTTTTGGGGCTTTTTGAAGTCAGGTTCGCGCATTTTTGTGGTGGTGCGTAAAGCAGATACCaggttcgtaaaaaaaaaacgatttgGGTTTAAAATTGGTTGGGCCTTGCAGTCAAACCGGGTCGGGTCAAGACACAGAGTACAAAACACACTTCTTTTTTCTCAGAAACCCTAAGAAAAATACGCAGAGAAGAAAGAAACGCCGTCATGTGTATTCTCAATTCTTCAATCGTGATTCAGCCTTGCTTCCTTCATAACATCTCGTTCCTTTCcttttgtttccttttgttTCCTCTGTTTCAAACCTAACATCTCGTTCCTTTCCTTTACTTTCGTTTCATCTCACCTCTCTGTTTCAAACCATCTCTCTGTTTTCATCTATCTCATCTCTCTGTTTCAAACCATCTCTCTGTTTTCATCTCATCCATCTCTCTATTTTCATCTATCTCATTTTTTCCTTTATCCTGTCTGTGTTAATTTTTCCTTCATCTGTCTGTGttcatgtattattattttgtggttctgtgtatatgtatatatgtgaagTTACCATTTTACCCTTAAGTAGGTTCTTACGAATCGAGCTACGATCCCGACCTTACGACCCTCCACCAGCCTCccgatcctacgtaggatcgCGAACCTGACTACATTGATCAAAACCACACTACcattaaaataacttttaaacTTATGTATTTTGCATCGACTGCAAATGACTTATATATACAagttattctttctttctttcttttataggTGTGCAATTTTGGTTATGGATgaattgtatatatataatgttttaCTCATTGTAGGGGTGCAATTTTGTCATGTGCTCTTCCATGGCTGAAGTGTCTGCTTCTACAGCATGCAAGTGGAATAATGTCCCAGGAATCTTCTTTAAAAGTTTTGAACTCTTTGTATCAAGTGAGTGCTGCATGATAACTCTACTCGATTAACATTTAATTTGTCAATTGCTCTACCTATGTCTTTTTTTGTGCAGTTGATCGAGTCTAGAGTCTCCACCTTTAAGTCTGTCTTCCAAATCTCAAGTTTCTTAGACATCCTATACACTGGGGTAAGCTTCTTTCTGCTGTCTACAAATAGTTAACTTGAAGTTCATGATCAACTCATGTTTATGGTGCATGGTTTCTTTCTTTTGAACAGGTTCTTGATGAGGAGGTTGACGAAGTTGAAACAGTACCAATTATCTATGTGGACACAGATGACAGTGAGGCAGAATCGGAGGATGTCATGGAAACTTACAAAGATAgcaaagatggtgaactatcgGATGAAGGATTTGATAATCTTAGTGACATTGACGGTAGTGATGGTATGATGGAAGATTAATGATGTCATGTAAACATTTTTTTGGTTCTTTTCAAAACTTGTCATAACAAGATTAAGTCCCAGCAATAGCAGTTGATACCACTTGAGTTGAGTTGCTAGAGAATGTTAGTAATGTATTCTCTGTAATATCTTGGAAACACCATATACATTTGCTTTCCCACAAAGCATAACAattttgagaaattgatattaGTGATTGATATGAGAAAATAGGGTTAATTGCATGTTGGAGGATTGGTTGAGTGAAAACATGATCATGGAATTCATTTtgctttttattatttatttattatgatattATCTGTTGAGTTGAAGAGAACATTTGACTTTTTCTTGTAAGTATTTTCCTGAACCATTAGTCAGAATGTCGTTACCAACATCTCAACAGATCCCCACTTTCACACCCCTAATGTGTGATCCAATCGTTCATGTCCCAATAATTGATGTCTGTTCTTCGGGGCAGGGCTATCTCGTGAGTGCTGGACCTGCAATGTCAACTAGTGTTCCACCGCTGCATCCAAATCTTGTGAACCCACTGATCTCTGAATCGGATGCAGTGGTGAAAGGTGCAAGGGAAACTCTAAGGTTGCTGATTGGTGGCTCAAGCCAGGGTAACCAACAGGTTATGTTAGATCCTTTCCCAGCAATTTTAACCAATCTGAATGAAAACCAAAACAATGTCCTTGTTGCTGGCAGCCGCGGTCTTTACACTGGAACCAgagatataaatgttattgcAAACAGCATTGCTGCAATGGGATTAGTATCATTATCTGGAGCATCCAATGGAGACAATGAAAGTGATTCAGAGATATGTGGCGGCAACTACGGTATTTTGGAAGCAATAAAGAAATCCAATGACGCAGGTGGTGCCTTTTCGGATGAGGGCGGACCCTCTGTAGCCCTTTTAAATGGAATTAGTGTAAGTAGCACGATTCCTGAGTAGTGATCCCATGCAAAATATGCCTTTATTCATCCTAAATTCATTAGAAATCctttttagtcaagtttaattGAGGACTTGCTTAAAATTGCAAAGAGTAGTTGCTTTGATCAGCTAATGGAATTTTAGTGCGACTTTCATGATTCTTGAGCTGTGATGCCTTTATTTATCTTTAGTTGCGGCTTTACCACTTGATATTTGAGAATTAATAACTTTTCAAGTTCAAAATTAGACTAAAATCATGAAGTTGCTTTCTTGCTAACTGTCTACCCCTTCA encodes:
- the LOC123920969 gene encoding WD repeat-containing protein 43-like; this encodes MKAVEKESKKSKKRQATSDPDLPTTTEKVDFDQCEAAEGVLDDDPSEPTMGEKLAGLNLLDENKSKSEKEQESLVSLKPPSADSVHILLKQALNADDRALLLDCLYTQDEKVIIKSVAQLNPSNVLKLLNSLISIIESRGAILSCALPWLKCLLLQHASGIMSQESSLKVLNSLYQLIESRVSTFKSVFQISSFLDILYTGVLDEEVDEVETVPIIYVDTDDSEAESEDVMETYKDSKDGELSDEGFDNLSDIDGSDGMMED